The proteins below come from a single Sinorhizobium fredii genomic window:
- a CDS encoding ABC transporter permease, which yields MSADQKRREAESSGRGRRFAALVRKETYQVVRDPSSILIAFVLPLILLFLFGYGVSLDTTQTRIGLVVEEATPLTRDLAASFQASRYFAVVNGRDRREFEDDLVLGRVRGIVVIPARFAADHAAGRNPAVQVIVDGSDPNTANFVQNYAQGTVANWERQLVSEGQGQLPAIAAEQRFWFNPELTSRNFLVPGSIAIVMTLVGTLLTSLVVAREWERGTMEAMMATPVSAAELLAGKLLPYFILGLTSMTLCVLLAVFLFGVPFRGSVVALYALSAVFLMPALGQGLVISAVTKNQFLASQLALITAFLPAFLLSGFLFEINSMPTVIQWITYVVPARYLIPSLQTVFLAGDIWPMFARAIVVMFLIGCVFFALAARSTRKRIG from the coding sequence ATGAGTGCCGACCAGAAAAGGCGGGAGGCCGAAAGCTCTGGCCGCGGAAGGCGCTTCGCAGCCCTTGTGCGCAAGGAAACCTACCAGGTGGTGCGCGACCCGAGTAGCATCCTGATCGCCTTCGTGCTGCCGCTGATCCTGCTCTTCCTGTTCGGCTATGGCGTGTCGCTCGACACGACGCAGACGCGGATCGGCCTCGTCGTCGAGGAGGCGACGCCGCTGACGCGCGATCTTGCCGCGAGCTTTCAGGCTTCGCGTTATTTCGCCGTCGTCAATGGCCGGGACCGCCGCGAGTTCGAGGACGACCTCGTCCTCGGACGAGTGCGGGGCATCGTCGTCATTCCGGCGCGCTTTGCGGCCGACCATGCGGCGGGACGAAATCCTGCGGTGCAGGTGATCGTCGACGGGTCCGATCCGAACACGGCGAATTTCGTGCAGAACTATGCGCAGGGAACGGTCGCCAATTGGGAGCGGCAGCTTGTGAGCGAAGGCCAAGGCCAGTTGCCGGCGATCGCCGCCGAACAGCGCTTCTGGTTCAATCCGGAACTGACGAGCCGCAACTTCTTGGTCCCTGGCTCGATCGCGATCGTCATGACGCTCGTCGGCACACTGCTTACCTCGCTCGTCGTCGCCCGCGAATGGGAACGCGGCACCATGGAAGCGATGATGGCAACCCCCGTCTCGGCTGCCGAACTGCTTGCCGGCAAGCTTCTGCCCTACTTCATTCTCGGCCTCACCTCGATGACGCTCTGCGTTCTTCTCGCCGTCTTTCTGTTCGGCGTCCCGTTCCGGGGGTCGGTGGTCGCGCTTTATGCGCTCTCCGCGGTCTTTTTGATGCCGGCACTAGGGCAGGGTCTGGTGATCTCTGCCGTCACCAAGAACCAGTTCCTGGCGTCGCAACTCGCACTGATCACCGCATTCCTGCCGGCCTTCCTGCTTTCGGGCTTCCTGTTCGAGATCAACTCGATGCCGACCGTCATCCAGTGGATCACCTACGTCGTGCCGGCGCGCTATCTCATCCCCAGCCTGCAAACAGTGTTTCTCGCCGGCGACATCTGGCCGATGTTCGCCCGGGCGATTGTGGTGATGTTCCTGATTGGCTGCGTTTTCTTCGCGCTCGCCGCACGCAGCACCAGAAAGAGGATCGGTTAG